From Phycisphaerales bacterium, a single genomic window includes:
- a CDS encoding O-antigen ligase family protein, whose product MELAGVPLAIAFLTSLDVVWPVLRWWVRQRLVWLLAAWAAWVGLSLLWSLKPEKGVWELASLRFAYPLLAAWPLLRHRRAVIYALCMGFLATNASQLALWLGHTLDLKWLMFKEWHPRNAGWWGHATVCGYLFVAALGLHLPAAMMGRGWARWAGLAGGLVTVAGMIATGARGAWIAGAALIVLVAGVALVTRRWSLRTAAIAGVVLAVAVAGGWLVAGESIARRGREGVQEVRAALTQEQYETDTGARIKFAKWAVEMGVEKPLLGHGAGSYWTWVQRRLSEQGVDPASVRTAPQAHNLWLHAWATLGVVGVVLAAAIAWMATRGAFAGLTREQLGTYDAGPAFALVGMLLVTPFDVAYVNSPPSALLAVLFALSLWPRPLREPLGGRYA is encoded by the coding sequence GTGGAACTGGCCGGGGTGCCGCTGGCGATCGCCTTCCTCACCAGCCTGGACGTCGTCTGGCCGGTCCTGCGGTGGTGGGTGCGACAGCGGCTGGTCTGGCTGCTCGCGGCCTGGGCGGCTTGGGTGGGGCTGAGCCTGCTGTGGTCCCTCAAGCCGGAAAAGGGCGTGTGGGAACTGGCGAGCCTGCGGTTCGCGTACCCGCTGCTCGCGGCGTGGCCGCTGCTGCGGCACCGGCGGGCGGTGATCTATGCGTTGTGCATGGGGTTCCTGGCGACGAACGCGTCGCAGTTAGCGCTGTGGCTGGGGCACACGCTGGACCTCAAGTGGCTGATGTTCAAGGAGTGGCACCCGCGGAATGCGGGCTGGTGGGGGCACGCGACGGTGTGCGGGTACCTGTTCGTGGCCGCGTTGGGGCTGCATCTGCCCGCGGCCATGATGGGGCGGGGCTGGGCGCGATGGGCAGGGCTGGCGGGCGGTCTCGTGACGGTCGCGGGGATGATCGCGACGGGGGCGCGGGGAGCCTGGATCGCGGGCGCGGCGTTGATCGTGCTGGTCGCGGGGGTGGCGCTGGTGACGCGCCGGTGGTCGTTGCGGACGGCGGCGATCGCGGGGGTGGTGCTGGCGGTGGCCGTCGCGGGCGGGTGGCTGGTCGCGGGCGAGTCGATCGCGAGGCGCGGGCGCGAGGGTGTGCAGGAGGTGCGGGCGGCCCTCACGCAGGAGCAGTACGAGACGGACACCGGCGCCCGCATCAAGTTCGCGAAGTGGGCGGTGGAGATGGGAGTTGAGAAGCCGCTGCTGGGGCACGGCGCGGGCAGCTACTGGACGTGGGTGCAGCGGCGGCTGAGCGAGCAGGGCGTTGATCCCGCGAGCGTGCGCACCGCGCCGCAGGCGCACAACCTGTGGCTGCACGCGTGGGCGACGCTGGGGGTGGTGGGCGTGGTGCTGGCCGCGGCCATCGCGTGGATGGCGACGCGCGGGGCCTTCGCGGGTTTGACGCGCGAGCAGCTGGGGACCTACGACGCGGGGCCGGCGTTTGCGCTGGTGGGCATGCTGCTGGTGACGCCGTTCGATGTGGCGTACGTGAACTCGCCGCCGTCGGCGCTGCTGGCGGTGCTGTTCGCGTTGTCCTTGTGGCCGCGGCCTTTGCGTGAGCCGCTGGGGGGGCGGTACGCATGA
- a CDS encoding DUF2238 domain-containing protein, producing MSPVPADIAVHRLALGLLAATLALLVWSGIRPHDYPTWALEVSPAVIGLIVLAITYRRFRLTPLCYWLIAAHMAILIVGGHYTYAEVPVGNWARDTFGLSRNHYDRVGHFVQGFTPAIIAREVLVRNRVVARRGWLGFLVVSICTAISGVYELVEWAVAEIDQAGSAAFLGTQGDIWDTQKDIALCLIGATVSVLTLSRLHQRQIEKAEHGARN from the coding sequence ATGAGCCCTGTACCTGCCGACATAGCCGTGCACCGGCTGGCGCTGGGCCTCCTTGCGGCCACGCTCGCGCTGCTCGTGTGGTCGGGGATCCGGCCGCACGACTACCCCACGTGGGCACTCGAGGTCTCGCCCGCGGTGATCGGCCTCATCGTGCTCGCGATCACCTACCGCCGCTTCCGGCTGACGCCCCTGTGCTACTGGCTGATCGCCGCGCACATGGCCATCCTGATTGTCGGGGGCCACTACACCTACGCGGAGGTCCCGGTCGGGAACTGGGCCCGTGACACGTTCGGCCTCTCGCGCAACCACTACGACCGCGTTGGGCACTTCGTGCAGGGCTTCACGCCGGCAATCATCGCCCGCGAGGTGTTGGTGCGCAACCGCGTCGTCGCGCGACGTGGGTGGCTGGGCTTCCTGGTGGTCTCGATCTGCACGGCCATCAGCGGCGTGTATGAGCTGGTCGAATGGGCCGTGGCGGAGATTGACCAGGCAGGGTCGGCCGCGTTCCTGGGAACGCAGGGCGACATATGGGACACGCAGAAGGACATTGCGCTGTGCCTCATTGGCGCGACGGTGTCGGTGCTGACGTTGTCGAGGTTGCACCAGCGGCAGATCGAAAAGGCAGAACACGGAGCGAGGAACTGA